The Bifidobacterium asteroides genomic interval GGGCTGGGGTTGCGGCGCAGTGAGGCCACGCAAGTCTTCAGCCAGATAGGTTGGCCGCCATTTGGCCGGGGCAGTCAGAATGGCGGGTGTTCGGGCCACGCCCGTCAGGACGAGCATGGAGTCGTACCCGCCCCGGTTGGCTGCCTCGATGTCGGTGTCCAGACGATCGCCCACAGGCAGGCATCGGTCAATGTCCAAGATCTTCTGGTCGCCGGCCAAGAGCTGCCGAGCCTCATCGTACATGGCCGATTCCGGCTTCCCGGCCGAGTCCTCCGGTTGCTTGCCAGTAGCCAGAATCACCGCTTGGAGCATGGCCCCATTCCCGGGCGCCATGCCACCTTCGCGGGGCAGGGTCTGATCCTTGTTGGTAGTGAAGTAGCGCGCACCGCCTTCGATGGCAAAGGAGGCCTGGGCCAGGTCCTGCCAGCTCAGCTCGGGATACCAGGCCTGAATGACGGCCTCTGGCTTATCTGCGGCCTTGCCTACCGGCACCATTTTGTTGAGGCGGATCTGATCACGTAGATGATCGGATCCGATGACCAGCACCCTGGCGCCCTCCTGCAGGTGTCGGCGCAGCATTCGTGCGGCGACAACGGCGGAGGTGATGACCTGGCCATCATCCAGGGTCAGACCGAACCCGCGCAGCTGATCGGCCACTACATGGGGAAACCGGGATGCATTGTTGGTGGTGTAGGCCATGCGCATGCCGAGCGTCTGAGCGCGGTCGATGCCCTCGGCCGCATGCTCGACAGGATCAGCGCCCCGGTAGACCACCCCGTCCAGGTCCAGCAGGGCCAGACGGTAGGTCTTTGCCGGAGCGTCATCAGTTCCTTTGAGGAAGACGGTCACGATTCAGCCCTGTTTTCATCAGACGTATCGGACTCCTTGACCTGCTCATCATTGGTCTGTTCGTTTTCATGATCGAAAGTGTCTGCCTCGGATCCTGCATTCAGGACAGCCGCGTCGCCGTTGTCAGCAGCGGATTTATCGGCAACAGCCGTGTCGGTTTCGTCACTGCTCTGGTCGCTTTGAGAGCCATCGTCCGAAGTTTGCCCATCAAGGCGAGAGGGCTCTTCCCCGTGTTGCTCCACAGCGTCTGACGATTTCTGCATTCCGGATTCCGGCATTTCGGATGCCGGTATTTCGGATGAACCCGCTGCGTCGGACGAACCAAGTGAATCAGCTGCGTCGGATGTATCGGTCGAATCGGATGAACCAGCCGAATCAGATGAGCCACCTGTGTCAGTTGAGTCCGCTGAATCGTCCGAAGCTGCTGATTCAGGGGATTCCTCAACCTTGCTGTCATCGTCACCCTGATCGGATGCATCAGTGACATCAGACTCAGCGGCCTCAGTCTCAGCTTCAGCCTCATCCGAGGACTCCTCACCGCCATTCGGGTCGATGGATAGATCCTCCATCATGGCCGAATCCAGGTGCTCCAGGTCGTAGTCGATCAGGATTTCCTCGGACTGTCCGTCCTTCTGGCCATCCTCGTCCTCATCCTCGTCGGCATACTCCGCTTCCAGCCGATCCAGCAGGGGTTCCAGCTCCAGGGCCTCCTGGCTGCGACCAGCCTGTTCGAGGAAGTTCTGCTCGGCCTGCACGGCACGCATCCGGTAGTCGCCGCTGAGCCCACGAGCCTTGGCCAGGGCCTGAACGGTCTCGATGGCCTTGTCCCACAGGCCCAGATCGCCCAAGGCTCCGGCATAGACCAGGAACATCTCAGCCTTGGACTCGCCCTTGAGCTGGCTGCCCTCCTCGGAGGTTGCCTCCTCAATGGCCTTGCGGGGATTGCCCAGACCACGCTCGCAGTCGGCGATGAAGGGCAGGTAATCGGAATAGCCGTTCATGCGGTGTGCAGTGCGGAACTCCTTCAAGGCAAGCTTGTAGTCGCCTTGACGGTAGGCCACCAGGGCCAGCGTCTCACGAGCGAGATCGATCCGCGAGGCCTGCCGGGCAGCCCACTTGGCATGAGCCAGGGCCCCCTGGGGATCGGTCTCCTCCAGCGCGTAGGCGGCCAGGATGTGCAAACCGATGTTCTCGGCATGCTCCTTGCTCAGCCCGCGCAGGCGCAGACGGTCATCCTTGGAGAGCATGGACCACTCCAGGCCCTTAGGCATCTTGGGCTCGCCAGGCCGACGATCCGTGTAGGGGTTCTGCGAGGGGTAGGAGACGGTTCCGTCAGAGTTACGACGACCGCGGTCATAGCCATTCTGGCGGTCACGCTGATAAGTCCCGCGGCGGTCGTCATGGCGATAATCTTCACGGCGACGATCATCGCGACCATGCTGGCCCTGGTACCTGCCGCCATAGGAACGGTCGCCCCGATAGCCGCCTTGACGACGGTCATCACGGGAACGGTCGCCGTAGGAGCGGTTGCCGTAGGGACGGTCCCCATGTGAACGGTCTTGACGTGGACGGTCGTCACGGGAACGGTTGTTCCATGGACGATCCCCGCCGGACCGCTCATCCTGCCGACGATCAAACCTCCGGTCCTCACCCCGACGGCGGTCCCCGCGGAAGCCCTGACCACGATCACGGTCACGGTCATGCCGCTGGTAGCCGCGACCGGAACGACGATCGCCATACCCCGACCTACCGCGGTCGTTGTCATGATCACGATGCCCGTATCCGCCATGCCCCTTGGCATGGAAATCACGACGTGGACGGTCGCCATCCTGCCGACGGCCGTGGCGATCCTGGTCGGAATCCCTGCGGAAACCACCGTGGCCGTCCTGACGATCATGCCTGTATCCACGATTATCGCGGTCGAACCGGTCGTGCTCGCGTCCGCGGAAGGGCCGCTGTCCATTCCTGCTCTCGGAACGACGCTCTTCGCCGCCCTCGCCGTCATGGTTGTGGAAGTTGCCGGAGCGGTGACCTCCCGAACGATAGCCTCCGGAGCGGTATCCGCCCGAGCGCGAACCGCCCTTGTGGAAGCCCGAAGAGCGATGGCCGCCCGACCGAAAGCCTCCTGGGCGCGAACCGCCCCGGCCCCGTCCGCGATCGCCCCGGGAATGATTGTGTTCTTCTGCCATCAGTGTCCTTAATTCCTACGTTCCTACTTGCCGGCCCGACGCTCAAGTGCGCCCAGGGCCTTCTTTCCTCTGCGAACCAGGGCGAAGCGCCCATGCAGAAAGTCCTTGTTATCCAAAACTTGATCCGGATCCTCGACCCGCTGGTTATTCAGGTAAAAACCGCCCGATGCCACAGTCTTGCGCGCCTCAGAGACCGAGCGGAAGAGTCCGGCCGCAACCCCGGCTTCCACCAGACGCTGACCCTCGCTGGCTGCGGGCAGGGCTCGCCCGCCTTGGCCATCATCGACCTTGAGCCCGTCCAGAGCAGAATCCAGCACATCCTCGTCCAGCTCCTCCAGAGTCTTGCCGCGACCGAAGAGGGCACCCGAGGCATCAATGGCCCCTTGGGCGGCATGCTCGCCATGCACATAGGAGGTCACCTGCCAAGCCAGAACCTTCTGGGCCTCGCGCGCGCCCGGATCCTGTGCGGTCCTCTCCTCCAGACGCTCGATCTCGGCCTTGGGCAGGAAGGTGAAGGTCTTCAGCAGCTTGACCACCTGGTCGTCGGGCTGGTTGAACCAGAACTGGTAGAAGCGGTAGGGGCTGAACATGGTGGGATCCAGCCAGACCGCGTTGCCCTCGGACTTGCCGAACTTCTTGCCCTGGGAGTCGGTGATCAACGGGCTGGTCATAACGTTGACA includes:
- a CDS encoding HAD-IIA family hydrolase; the encoded protein is MTVFLKGTDDAPAKTYRLALLDLDGVVYRGADPVEHAAEGIDRAQTLGMRMAYTTNNASRFPHVVADQLRGFGLTLDDGQVITSAVVAARMLRRHLQEGARVLVIGSDHLRDQIRLNKMVPVGKAADKPEAVIQAWYPELSWQDLAQASFAIEGGARYFTTNKDQTLPREGGMAPGNGAMLQAVILATGKQPEDSAGKPESAMYDEARQLLAGDQKILDIDRCLPVGDRLDTDIEAANRGGYDSMLVLTGVARTPAILTAPAKWRPTYLAEDLRGLTAPQPQPSKEADQTWHCGGQTAKVDDDGHVTLRALEGSGDPLSDLDAVRACACALWEYQDRGGDMDALDLPAFVVGA
- a CDS encoding helicase — its product is MAEEHNHSRGDRGRGRGGSRPGGFRSGGHRSSGFHKGGSRSGGYRSGGYRSGGHRSGNFHNHDGEGGEERRSESRNGQRPFRGREHDRFDRDNRGYRHDRQDGHGGFRRDSDQDRHGRRQDGDRPRRDFHAKGHGGYGHRDHDNDRGRSGYGDRRSGRGYQRHDRDRDRGQGFRGDRRRGEDRRFDRRQDERSGGDRPWNNRSRDDRPRQDRSHGDRPYGNRSYGDRSRDDRRQGGYRGDRSYGGRYQGQHGRDDRRREDYRHDDRRGTYQRDRQNGYDRGRRNSDGTVSYPSQNPYTDRRPGEPKMPKGLEWSMLSKDDRLRLRGLSKEHAENIGLHILAAYALEETDPQGALAHAKWAARQASRIDLARETLALVAYRQGDYKLALKEFRTAHRMNGYSDYLPFIADCERGLGNPRKAIEEATSEEGSQLKGESKAEMFLVYAGALGDLGLWDKAIETVQALAKARGLSGDYRMRAVQAEQNFLEQAGRSQEALELEPLLDRLEAEYADEDEDEDGQKDGQSEEILIDYDLEHLDSAMMEDLSIDPNGGEESSDEAEAETEAAESDVTDASDQGDDDSKVEESPESAASDDSADSTDTGGSSDSAGSSDSTDTSDAADSLGSSDAAGSSEIPASEMPESGMQKSSDAVEQHGEEPSRLDGQTSDDGSQSDQSSDETDTAVADKSAADNGDAAVLNAGSEADTFDHENEQTNDEQVKESDTSDENRAES